The following proteins are encoded in a genomic region of Patescibacteria group bacterium:
- a CDS encoding thioredoxin domain-containing protein has product MSDYTSLKSLKTKKTKTKKTKGFNFWMILFVFLLIVIVILLINKGNVQNIITDKNKANTINAEEAGVELKDFINEVYSRGIKNIEITNSEEKSGLYAITALVTNQSDKTATSTLYITKDGKLFLPDAINIEEKRAEIAKQATNNQQQPTVDTPKTDKPKVELFTMSYCPFGNQAEDGISPVARLLANSVEIEPHYVIYSNYKGGGPELCLDKDDKYCSMHGIDELKQNVREMCIYKYNKSKFWDYIDAVNKDCNLKNINDCWDDSAEKLGINISKISSCLDSEAEALLEKEVELNKKYSIKGSPALVINGIQYQGGRAPENYKTAICKAFNTQPKECEQKLGEVSANASGSCN; this is encoded by the coding sequence ATGAGCGATTATACATCACTGAAATCGTTAAAAACAAAAAAAACAAAAACAAAAAAAACAAAAGGTTTTAATTTTTGGATGATTTTATTTGTTTTTCTTTTAATAGTAATAGTAATATTGCTGATTAACAAAGGCAATGTCCAAAATATTATAACAGATAAAAATAAAGCAAACACAATAAACGCGGAAGAAGCAGGAGTAGAATTAAAAGATTTTATTAATGAAGTTTATTCTAGAGGGATTAAAAATATAGAAATTACAAACAGCGAAGAAAAAAGCGGATTATACGCTATAACAGCTCTTGTTACAAATCAAAGCGACAAAACAGCGACATCAACTTTGTATATTACAAAAGACGGAAAGTTATTTTTGCCAGACGCGATTAATATAGAAGAAAAAAGAGCTGAAATAGCAAAACAGGCAACTAATAATCAACAACAGCCAACGGTTGATACCCCTAAAACAGATAAGCCGAAAGTTGAATTATTCACAATGAGCTACTGCCCTTTTGGCAATCAAGCCGAAGACGGGATTTCTCCAGTAGCGCGGCTTTTAGCAAACAGCGTTGAAATTGAGCCTCATTATGTAATTTATTCAAATTATAAAGGCGGAGGGCCAGAACTTTGTTTGGACAAAGACGATAAATATTGTTCTATGCACGGAATTGATGAATTAAAACAGAATGTCAGGGAAATGTGCATTTATAAATACAACAAAAGTAAGTTTTGGGATTATATTGACGCCGTGAATAAAGATTGTAATTTGAAAAATATAAATGATTGCTGGGATGATTCAGCTGAAAAATTAGGAATTAACATTTCTAAAATAAGCTCTTGTTTAGACAGTGAAGCTGAGGCTTTATTAGAAAAAGAGGTGGAATTAAATAAAAAATATAGTATTAAAGGATCTCCTGCTTTAGTCATAAACGGAATACAGTATCAAGGCGGAAGAGCTCCTGAAAATTATAAAACAGCAATCTGCAAAGCATTTAACACACAGCCTAAAGAATGCGAGCAAAAACTTGGCGAAGTGTCAGCTAACGCCTCTGGATCCTGTAATTAA
- the amrB gene encoding AmmeMemoRadiSam system protein B — protein MLIFSAITPHPPILIPSIGKDNLDQIAKTKQAMERLASELYASQPDIIIIISPHGLVQADAFIVQISEKYYGDFQNFGDLDSKFEFEPDITFINKIKVRAELKNLPIKLINEPSLDHGTLVPLYYLAKNLPKIKIVPIAYSLLDYPDHFEFGKYLKKTIVRSNKRIALIASGDLSHCLTIGAPAEYSPKGKIFDKKIISILEKREYKKLLNLDKKLIEEAKECGLRSFVILAGALNEIKCEPQFLSYEAPFGVGYLVMNFKTI, from the coding sequence ATGTTAATTTTTTCAGCAATTACCCCTCATCCGCCAATATTAATTCCATCAATTGGCAAAGACAATTTAGATCAAATCGCGAAGACAAAACAAGCAATGGAGCGTCTCGCAAGCGAACTTTACGCTTCACAGCCAGATATTATTATTATTATTTCTCCGCACGGATTAGTGCAAGCAGATGCTTTTATTGTGCAAATTAGTGAAAAATATTACGGCGATTTTCAAAATTTCGGTGATTTGGACAGTAAATTTGAATTTGAACCAGACATTACTTTTATCAACAAAATAAAAGTAAGAGCTGAATTAAAAAATTTGCCGATTAAATTAATAAATGAGCCGTCGCTTGACCATGGAACATTGGTTCCTCTTTATTATCTTGCTAAAAATTTGCCAAAAATTAAAATAGTGCCTATAGCCTATTCTCTTTTAGATTATCCCGACCATTTTGAATTTGGAAAATATTTAAAAAAGACAATTGTGCGCAGCAATAAAAGAATTGCCTTAATAGCATCTGGTGATTTGTCGCATTGTTTAACAATAGGCGCGCCAGCTGAGTATTCTCCAAAAGGTAAAATTTTTGACAAAAAAATAATATCAATATTGGAAAAGCGCGAATATAAAAAATTATTGAATTTAGATAAAAAATTAATAGAAGAAGCAAAAGAATGCGGTTTAAGATCGTTTGTGATTCTCGCAGGCGCTTTAAATGAAATAAAATGCGAACCTCAATTTTTATCTTATGAAGCTCCATTCGGTGTAGGTTATTTGGTAATGAATTTTAAAACGATTTAA